In Magnolia sinica isolate HGM2019 chromosome 12, MsV1, whole genome shotgun sequence, a single genomic region encodes these proteins:
- the LOC131220846 gene encoding pentatricopeptide repeat-containing protein At1g30610, chloroplastic: MFLANVQMGTFNLERNGFFLFDARSNPTFVNGFSVSPKPGFGIALNANRARRIQIFNVRAPNCRIVCALSRTESEKCTISGGFLEKEFKFEPAFDEYLKVMESVTNGGVKEVSRGRDGNRSKKSLVGEDDLGGSDRNLHRVKSIDSVEQGEGRMDEKIDGRDQNTRRPDKLVENDGGGTHRVSSGGRLVYKERERDMGGEFPKKGRSVSSRDSSKGKWGYRESERDLKDDRGLRSYQKLAGVKRDGSDGDPESRKPGYFNVGYSVVRRNRKWTKDEVRSVGKKMGESGISKRVEDVRGKGHYGKFNVVKRGESNGHLREGEPGHYKDSIEMRKKQLQQDGTWAKGWIDNAEWKMDEFNINEVMPRRKSVFRTKDETKTNESNVNKGILGSESFYRSDDETDMESKINNSILGRGSFSSRMDEGKADNFVRNRYEIDSDNEENEVYADEIEINTANHGTVVPRLDPRDSGKEVRAQNRSERQVWLRKDAVEARKVGPMTNEVHVRSSGKYVQAKRNKEVFGSRRVLMEDDDRNGLVMERKAFQSFEVFTDIRNRPRVLRMEMEERIKKLAKSLNGTDVNLPEWQFSKMMHSAEIKFTDHSILRIVQILGALGNWRRALQVVEWLQSRDRFKSYKSKYIYTSVLDVLGKAKRPVEALNVFHAMRQQLSSYPDLAAYHCIAVTLGQAGYMKELFDVIDCMRTLPEKKFKMGMLEKWDPRLEPDIVIYNAVLNACVRRKQWEGAFWVLQQLKQRHMPPSSTTYGLVMEVMFACGKYSLVHEFFRKAEKTSIPNALNYKVLVNTLWREGKTDEAILVVQDMERRGIVGSASLYYDLARCLCSAGRCQEALQQVEKICKVAKKPLVVTYTGLIQACLESGSVQNGAYIFDEMHKFCSPNVVTCNIMLKAYIEHGMFEEAKDLFQKLLDGSNCLSSRADTRERVLPDNFTFNTMLEASAAEKRWDDFGSFYREMLHHGHHFNPKRHLRMILEASRAGKGQSLEATSDHLIRSGRPVPLPIIKERFCAKLQDGKVSAAISCICDHQISGPHTFSEKVWLDLFNGNADRFQEDDLVRLVHEVSTLTAENDRPNSILENLVSSCREFIRTHVKTAASGPLEIRQTPSDLEGMSY; encoded by the exons ATGTTTTTAGCAAATGTGCAAATGGGTACTTTTAATTTGGAAAGAAATGGGTTTTTCCTTTTCGATGCTCGCTCGAATCCTACTTTTGTTAATGGGTTTTCGGTTTCTCCGAAACCTGGTTTTGGTATTGCCTTGAATGCGAATAGGGCAAGAAGGATTCAGATTTTTAATGTAAGAGCACCCAATTGTAGAATTGTTTGTGCTCTGTCGAGGACAGAGTCGGAGAAATGTACAATTAGTGGTGGGTTTCTTGAGAAAGAGTTCAAATTCGAGCCTGCGTTCGATGAGTATTTGAAGGTTATGGAGTCTGTTACGAATGGTGGGGTGAAAGAGGTAAGTCGAGGAAGAGATGGAAATCGTTCGAAGAAGAGTTTGGTTGGAGAAGATGATTTGGGTGGATCAGATAGAAATTTGCATCGGGTGAAAAGTATTGATTCTGTGGAGCAAGGTGAGGGCCGGATGGATGAGAAAATTGATGGTCGGGATCAGAACACTCGTCGGCCAGATAAGTTGGTGGAGAATGATGGTGGTGGGACTCACCGAGTTTCAAGTGGAGGGAGATTAGtctacaaagaaagagagagggatatgGGAGGGGAGTTTCCGAAGAAGGGTCGTTCTGTAAGTAGTCGAGATTCAAGTAAAGGTAAATGGGGTTATAGAGAAAGTGAGAGGGATTTGAAGGATGATAGAGGACTGAGATCGTATCAGAAGTTAGCTGGTGTTAAAAGAGATGGGAGTGATGGTGATCCAGAGAGTAGAAAACCAGGTTATTTCAATGTTGGTTACTCCGTAGTTCGAAGAAATCGAAAATGGACAAAAGACGAAGTCAGAAGTGTAGGGAAGAAGATGGGTGAGTCAGGTATCAGTAAGAGAGTGGAGGATGTGAGAGGAAAAGGACACTATGGGAAATTCAACGTTGTTAAAAGGGGTGAAAGTAATGGGCATTTAAGGGAAGGAGAACCCGGTCACTACAAAGATTCtatagaaatgaggaagaaacaGCTGCAACAAGATGGAACATGGGCAAAAGGTTGGATTGATAACGCAGAGTGGAAGATGGATGAGTTCAACATTAATGAGGTCATGCCCAGACGGAAGAGTGTTTTTAGGACAAAGGATGAAACAAAGACTAATGAGTCCAATGTTAATAAGGGTATATTGGGAAGTGAGAGTTTTTATAGAAGTGATGATGAAACCGACATGGAGTCGAAGATTAATAACAGTATTTTGGGAAGGGGGAGTTTCTCTAGTAGAATGGATGAAGGAAAGGCAGACAACTTCGTAAGAAACAGATATGAGATAGACAGCGACAATGAGGAGAATGAAGTGTATGCAGATGAGATAGAAATAAACACTGCCAACCATGGCACAGTGGTGCCAAGATTGGATCCGCGTGACAGTGGAAAAGAAGTTCGTGCACAAAATAGAAGCGAAAGGCAGGTCTGGTTGCGTAAGGATGCTGTTGAAGccaggaaggtgggccccatgactaACGAAGTGCATGTAAGGTCGAGCGGAAAATATGTTCAAGCCAAGAGGAATAAGGAAGTGTTTGGGTCAAGACGGGTACTCATGGAAGATGATGATCGCAATGGGTTGGTAATGGAGAGGAAAGCTTTTCAGTCTTTTGAAGTATTCACGGACATCAGGAATAGGCCGCGGGTCCTACGGATGGAAATGGAAGAGAGAATCAAGAAATTAGCAAAGTC GTTGAACGGTACTGATGTCAATTTGCCGGAGTGGCAGTTCTCAAAGATGATGCACAGTGCGGAAATCAAATTCACAGATCATTCCATTTTGAGAATTGTCCAGATATTGGGTGCACTTGGGAACTGGAGACGGGCATTGCAAGTTGTCGAATGGCTTCAATCACGTGATCGTTTCAAGTCCTACAAGAGCAA ATATATTTACACGTCAGTACTTGATGTGCTCGGGAAGGCGAAGCGGCCTGTGGAGGCACTTAACGTTTTTCATGCTATGCGT CAACAACTATCATCATATCCTGACCTGGCAGCTTATCATTGCATTGCTGTCACTCTTGGACAAGCGGGCTATATGAAGGAACTTTTTGATGTTATTGATTGCATGCGAACCCTTCCTGAGAAGAAATTCAAGATGGGGATGCTCGAAAAGTGGGACCCACGGTTGGAGCCAGATATTGTCATCTACAATGCT GTTTTAAATGCATGTGTTCGGCGGAAACAATGGGAGGGAGCATTTTGGGTATTGCAGCAGTTAAAGCAGCGACATATGCCGCCTTCTAGTACAACATATGGCCTTGTCATGGAG GTAATGTTTGCATGCGGCAAGTACAGCTTGGTGCATGAGTTCTTCCGGAAAGCGGAGAAGACCTCTATTCCAAATGCTTTGAATTATAAAG TTCTTGTGAATACTCTTTGGAGAGAAGGGAAAACAGATGAGGCCATATTGGTAGTTCAAGATATGGAAAGACGGGGAATAGTGGGCTCTGCCAGCCTCTATTACGACCTCGCACGATGTCTCTGCAGTGCTGGAAGGTGCCAAGAAGCACTGCAGCAG GTAGAAAAAATCTGCAAGGTGGCAAAGAAGCCACTGGTTGTGACGTACACTGGATTGATTCAAGCTTGTCTAGAGTCAGGAAGTGTCCAAAACGGAGCGTACATCTTTGATGAAATGCACAAGTTCTGCTCCCCGAATGTAGTCACTTGTAATATCATGCTGAAAGCGTATATAGAACACGGCATGTTTGAAGAAGCTAAAGATCTATTTCAGAAGCTATTGGATGGCTCGAATTGCTTAAGCAGCAGAGCTGATACTAGAGAGAGAGTACTGCCAGATAACTTCACATTCAATACCATGTTGGAGGCAAGTGCTGCGGAAAAACGATGGGATGATTTTGGGAGCTTCTATCGAGAGATGCTGCATCACGGGCACCACTTCAATCCGAAGCGCCACCTACGGATGATCTTGGAAGCTTCAAGGGCTGGAAAG GGCCAGTCATTGGAGGCGACTTCAGATCACTTGATTCGATCAGGCCGGCCTGTGCCACTTCCTATTATAAAAGAAAGGTTTTGCGCGAAACTACAAGATGGCAAAGTCTCTGCAGCCATTTCCTGCATTTGTGACCATCAGATTAGTGGCCCACACACTTTCTCTGAGAAGGTATGGTTGGATCTATTCAATGGGAATGCTGATCGCTTTCAGGAGGATGATCTTGTTAGGTTGGTTCATGAGGTGAGTACCCTTACTGCTGAAAATGATAGACCAAACTCCATACTTGAGAATCTGGTTTCTTCTTGTAGAGAATTCATTAGAACCCATGTAAAAACAGCTGCAAGCGGCCCGCTAGAGATCAGACAGACGCCGTCTGATCTGGAGGGGATGTCTTATTGA